A stretch of DNA from Archaeoglobaceae archaeon:
TAAGAAAATTAGTGAAACCCTTAGACTATTGAGACTTCACAGAAGATATAATTGCGTTATAATCCCAGATACGCCTTCCTATCGCGGAATGCTTCAGGTAGTGAAAGACTACGTAGCATTTGGTGAGATCGATCATGAAATCTTGGCCTTGCTTTTAAGAAGCCGTGGAAGACTTGAGGGAAACAAACGTTTGACTGATGAATATGTTAAAGAAAAAACAGGATACTCGGGTATAGAAGAATTTGCAAAAGCTGTTGTTGAGGGAAAAGCAAAGTTATCAGACATTCCCGGGCTAAAGCCAGTTTTTAGATTGCATCCTCCGAGAAAGGGGCTGAAAAATATAAAATGGCACTATCCAAGAGGAGATCTCGGGTACCACAAAGATATAAAAGACTTACTTTATAGAATGAGGTGAATAATATGCCAAAGTTAAAGGTTAAGAAATTCAGAGGTTCTCGAACGTGTGGAGGAGGGAGTCACAAGAAAAGAAGAGGAGCAGGACACAGAGGAGGAAGAGGTAACGCTGGGGTTCACAAGCACAAGTATCTCAAGTTTCTTAAACTCGAAAGACTTGGTCTTTACGAGTTTGGAAAGCATGGTTTTACGAGGCCAAGCGCAGTTGTAAAGGAAATAAGCCAAGAAAGGAAAGTTAAAGAGACTCTTAGAACGCTCAGGGAGCAAGGAAAACTCGATGAGGGGACATATAAATTCCTTTACTCTCGCCCAGAGTTAAATGTTGGTGATCTTTCAAAGATAATAGAAAAATTGGTTGCATTGGGATTGGCGGAGAAAAAAGGAGATAAGTTTTACATTGATCTCGGTGTTCTTGGCTATTCCAAAATCCTTGGCGCAGGAGAAGTTAAAAAGCCGATAGATGTGAAGGTAGAATTTGCAACTCCAAAGGCATTGGAGAAGCTAAAGGCTGTAGGCGGCGGGGTAGTGTAGAATGGACTCCCTGATCAGGAGCCTTAAGCCTTATTTGGAGAGAATACCGAGTGTAGAAAGGCCAAAAGGACACGTGCATTTTAGACAGAAATTCATGTGGACTTCAGTCATTCTGCTATTATATTTCATTCTTTGTAATGTTCCTGTTTTTGGCCTTTCCAAAGATTCCATAGACATTTTTCAGGCATACAGAGCACTGTTCGCAGGAGCTACGGGGTCTATTTTAGCTCTTGGGATTGGCCCCATTGTAACTGCTTCGATCATTTTGCAGTTGTTGGTTGGGGCGGGGATAATAAAGCTCGACCTTACGAATCCGGATGATAGAGCTGCCTATCAAGAGTTTCAGCGTTTTTTAGTTTTTATAATGATTGCAGTTGAAGCTCTTCCACAGATATGGGCGGGGCTACTGCTACCCGATTTAGATTTAGCTGAAAAACTTGGAGTGTCACCAAGCTTCATAGCGTCCTTGATCTTCATCCAGTTGTTCATTGGTGGCGTTTTGATTGTTTACATGGACGAAGTTGTATCGAAGTGGGGAATTGGGAGTGGTGTAAGCCTTTTCATCCTCGCTGGAATTGCACAGGCGATAGTAGTTGGTTTATTTAACTGGATTGTTCCCCCTGGGAGTGTTTTGCCAGCGGGAATAATTCCAAGATGGATTTACTTTGCCCAAAATTATTCTCTCGAACAGTTATTGAGCGGTAGCGGAATTATAATGCTTTTACTTGAAGGAGGGATACTCGCCCTTGTCACGACAGCAGTTATAATTCTCTTGGTTGTTTTCTTCGAGGGAACAAGGGTTGAAATACCTATAGCCCACGCAATGGTTAGAGGTGCAAGAGGAAGATTTCCAATAAAGCTAATCTATGCGAGCGTTTTACCAATGATCTTCGTTCGTGCTTTGCAGGCAAATTTGATTATGATCGGACAAATTTTGCATGCGAGGGGAATTACAGTCCTTGGCGAGTTCGTTGATGGACATCCTGTAAGTGGGCTGATGTTCTATTTGTCTCCAATAAACAGCCCCTACGACTGGGTTCCAGAGCTTGTGAGAAGTAGGGGGGCAGCTTTCGCAGCAATTCCTGACTGGGCGATTTATCTGCATCTTCTGATTGACGCGCTAATTCTCATCGCGGGAGGCATAATATTTGCGGTATTTTGGGTTCAGACTACGGGAATGGATGCAAAAACAGTAGCAAATCAGATAGCGAGATCGGGAATGCAGATTCCCGGCTTTAGGAAGTCTCCTGTTGTGCTGGAAAAGCTCTTCGAGAGATACATTCCAAAAGTAACCATAATTGGTGGTGCATTAATTGGAATTCTGACTCTTGTATCAAACATGCTTGGGACCATAGGAAATGTTAGCGGAACAGGGCTACTACTGGCTGTTAGTATTGCATATCGGTTCTACGAGGATCTTGCAAGGCAGCAGATAACCGAGATGCATCCAATACTACGTAGAGTCCTTGGGGAGGAGTGATGAAAAGATTTATTTCGAGACTGGTAGCAATTCTCGGGTTTTTAATCTTTTTTGGACTTATTTTTAGCTATGAATTCAGAGTGGCATTGGCTTTAATCGTCGAAAGGGTTTTATTTCCGCTATCCGGCTTTAAGTTCTACGTAACGGTCTTAATTATGGCGATCCTAACAGGCCTATACTCAAATCTCATCCAGAAATACACCGTTAACTACAAAAGACTAAAAGAACTCCAGACTAAGATATCTGAATATCAGAAGGAGTATTTAGAGGCAGTAAAACAGAAAAATCAGTTCAAATTAAAGCAATTGGAGAAGAAAAGCGATGAGATGAAGATGCTCCAGAGTGAACTTATGAGCATGCAATTCAAGCCAATGTCATATACTTTTCTTGTCTCAATCCCAATCTGGGCATGGTTGTGGGAAAAAGCTTATCTGAGTTATCAGAATGTAAAGTTTGGCACCACAACCGAAATTTTTAACAGCTTGGATAATTCTCTCTTTTACGTTACGACTCCATTCTGGGGTTCGATCCATGTTGGCGAGATGATAGGTATATTTCCGTGGTGGATTCTTTGGTATATGCTCTGTTCGATAACAATCAGTCAGATGATTAAGAAGCTTATGAAGGTGGGCGTGTGAAGATAACGATTTCTGGACCTCCGGGGAGTGGAAAAACTACGGTTGCAAAAATTTTGAGTGAAAAGCTTAAAATAAAACTAATATCTGCAGGAGAGATATTCAGAAATTTGGCATTTGAAAAGGGGATGAGCATCGAGGATTTTAGTAAATTTGCCGAATCAAATCCTGAGATCGACGTTTTAATTGACAGACTTCAAAAAGAGATGGCTGAAAAGGAGAGAGATGCAATTGTTGAGGGAAGATTGTCGGGCTGGATGATAAAAGATGCAGATCTTAGAGTTTACCTCTTTGCAGATCCTGAAGTGAGATACAGTAGGATTGCAAAGCGGGAGAGTAAGGATTTCTCAACGGTTAAAAGAGAGACAAAGTTAAGAGAAGAGATCGAAAGGAGAAGGTATCAGAAATTCTATAGTATAGACCTCGATGACTGGAGAATCTACGATCTAATAATAAACACGAATAGACTTTCTCCCGAAAAAATCGCGGACATAATATCGTCAGCCTTAAAGTGAAAATTTGTGGCGTTTCAATGAAAGCGTAAACTTTATCTTCAAGAATCCAAATTAACCACGGGCTCGTAGCTCAGCGGTAGAGCGCCGCCTTTGCGAGGCGGAGGCCTCGGGTTCAAATCCCGACGAGTCCATTTCTTGTGGTAATCTGAGACTTCATAAATATCGTAGTTAAATTCTCGATTTTTTGAATGGATTGATTTTCGTTTTGGAGGCTCTGGAATTTTATTCTCGTTGGATATCTCATATGGGTTGGCAACTCGGTTGGCAACTATGTGTATGAAAAACCACTCTTTATCACGGTAAATCTCCGCTTCACGTCCTATTAGTTCGGAAAATTCCACTGGCAACCGCAAATAAGGGTATTCGAAGCCCTCTTTAGCTTTCTTTTTTCGAATAACGACTTTTCCCACAAGTTCCATAAAGACATAGTTGGCAACTCAAACTTAAGTTTTGTGGAATTATCCAAGGTGTAAAGTGAAAAAGTCTCGGTTCAGAGGAGCACCATCAATGAAGGAGAATAGGGAAAAATAACCTAAGCTTAGATTAAAAAGAGCAGAAACCAATTTATCCAGCTCGTCGAGGTTATCGGCTCCTTTTATCCTCTCATCAATGACTCTTATTAATCTCTCCTCAACTTCTTCAAGTATTTCCGAGGAAACACCTGAAAAATTCAAAATAAGTGGTTTTTCGAGGACTTTCCTTTCATAAACTCTCGAAAAGAATCCAAAAACATCCGCTATGGCTACAGAAAATATTCCACGACCGATCTTTGGTGGATCGACCATTCCCGATTCTCTGATTTTTCTGATCTCCTCCGAGGTAGAAATTCCGCTTTTAACCAAGAAATAATCTATGAACAAATCTTCGATTAGATTCTGGAGATGCTGAGCGTTGATAATCGAACCAAATCTTCCAGTTGAGCTGAAGACAATTCGATCCTCCTCTTTTCTTCTTCTGATTTTGTGGATCCTCAAATCGAGGAGAGATTGCAAATCGTTTAAAGTCTGGATTTCGATAACAAATCTCTCATCTAAATGGTAGATTTCATGAAGGAATGGATAGCTGTCTTCAAGCGAAACAAATTCAGGATGATAATAACCTTTTCTTTCCACAGGATTGATTTCACAAAGGGTTTCGAGCCTTTCGTTCGGATAAAATTCGATTTTTAAATTACCTTCGTTTGTGGAAATCTCATAAATGACTTTCGTTCCCTTAATTGACTTTTTACTTTCCAGAATCCTCATCTTCGAAAATTTCTTTCCCAAGGAAAGACTGCAATCTTTTTATCACATTTCGGGCTTTTTCTGGATCAGACTTTGCAAGAGCTATAAAACTTTTTTCAAGTTGCTCTTCTTCGGATTTAAGATAAGCTTCAATGAGTTTGTTGATCTCGTCCGTCTTAGCTTTGTTGAGTTTGTAGACCAGTTTCATAATATTTCGGTCGAATTCGATAATAATTAAACCATCTCTCTCAAGCTCTCTCGTGTATTTCGTTATTGTGTTTGCTGAGAATTTTGTTTCATCCAGAATTTCTTTGAAATGTTTCTTTCCTCCTTGAATTGCCCTTAATATTTTTCCTTTTATATATTGTGGATCTTCACCCATATCATAATTCAGACCGAAAGATATATATACTCTTCTAACGTATCTTATCTTAAGGTATGATACAAAAAACGACAAAGGTGAGTTTAAGATGGAAGCTGTTTGGATATTTAAAGTTCGAAAAATGAGGTCTGGATCGGGGAAAATAGAAAAAGTAATCAGAATCCCAAGAGAAGTCGAAAAATACTTTAACGAGTTTGCAGAAATACGAATTTCTAATAACGGACTTTTAATTTCACCATTAAAAGAGCAAAATTTCAAAATCACAACTGAATCCGATAACCCTTCTTCTCAGGAGGTGAGTTAAAAATGACGTCCACCACGACAACAACCAAACAAACCGAAAGACGTTTGATTTCTGGTAAAATCAAGGAGCGAAGAGCTGAAAAAGCTTTCGATTCTGAGCCAAAACTCTACAAGTTCGACAACCATGGAAAGATCTACGTTCCGAGCCTATTCAGGAGGCTATTCCACGGTTATAGATTTGCGGTTTACGTTGAAAGTGGCAAGATCGTCCTGGATCCTGTAAAAATCGATGGAGATGATGAGCCATGAATCCCACGGAGATCAGAGAGGAGAACATTCCCGAGGAGCTAAAGAAAATCCCACACTGGATCTGCTGGGCTCCTTACATGGCAAACGGAAAGCTCGATAAGATCCCAGTCGCTCCATGGCTAAGCAATGGAGAGCTGAAAACCACGCAGGAAGGGAGACCGATAGGATGCAGTTATACCGATCCAAAAACTCACGTGAGCTTTCTCGAAGCGTTGGGCTATGCAAGGAAGCTAAACATCGGAATCGGCTTCGTTCTCGCTCCAGAGCTTAACCTTGTGGCGATAGATATTGACGACTGCATCGAGGATGGAAAGCTGAATCCATGGGTTGAAAGAATACTACAAGAGGCAAATAGCTATGCAGAGATAACTCCTTCTGGAAAGGGAGTTAGAATTTGGCTTAAAGGCTCGATTCCACGGAACATCAGGAACGATGATCTTAAAGTGGAGATTTACAAGGAAAAGAGGTTTCTGACTATCACAGGCTGGTGGATTGAGTCCACACCAAAGGAGATTAGGCAGAACGATGAGTTTCTCAATCGTTTCTATGCGGAGCTTTTGGGAGTAAATAAAACACTTGTTGAGACGGCAGAAAGAAGCGGGGAAAGCTCGGAGATCTCATGCATTGAAGTTTTGAAGGCTCTTAAACCCGAGGCTTTAGGAAAACTCCACAAAGGAGTGGGAGATAATAGTCTCCAAGGAGAGCATCCCACACATGGGAGTGAGCACACTGGAAGAAACTTTGCAATCTCAGAGGATGGCTCCTCATGGTATTGCTTCCGCCACAACGTTGGTGGTAGATGGCTATCACTCTCCGCAATGCTTTTAAACATTGTAGACTGTGAGGAATTAGCCAGGAGAGAGGCACAAAATACCGCGTTCATAACAGATGAAGAGAAAAGGGTCATTATTGAAAAATTGAAAAGCTATGGGCTTCTCTCCGAGAATAGAGCCACTAAAGGGATACAAATAAAAAAGGAGGGGGAAGTTAGACAAGTAACGCAAGTGAGAGATTTCGAAAACGAAAAATGCAATTTTCGAAATCGAGATGCTTCACTCCTCTCACTTGTCCAACATCCCTCACCTTTTGAAAACTATCCATGCTTTGAGCTCCTTCTCAAAAAAGAACCCACAGATGCACTTAGATTCTTACTATTAGCAAATAAAACAAGAGACCCCCACGGACGTGGTTTCAGAAGCTATACACCACTATAATATAAGCATTGATGGAGCGACATTAATTAGCATAATTCAGTGGGCTAAGAATAGTAATGCGGGTTTCTGTTCTTTTGCACAATCTCTTGGTGCTTGTGTGGATGCATGTCCACTTAAATCGGGATTTTCAGCTCTCTTAGCTTATACTGAGGAGGTTTTGGATCTCTCTAAGGAAGGAAAGCTTCTTGTCAAAATCAAAGGGAATCTTTTTGAGATCGATAAGGCTAAACTGTGGAAGATTAAGAGGAACAAAGATGGGTCTCTTGCGTTTGAACCAAACGAGAGATTAATAGCGGAAATTTATGCTCGGGTTTTTTCCATATTTCCAGATTCAGTTCATGTCTCTCTTCTGGAATCAATTGTTCTCAACTGGTTAAAGAACGCTAAATCGTTTGAGGAGCCACTGAGTGAGGAATACGTGGTTTTAAGAAATGCACTTGAAGTTTTGATAAACCTGAGACTGCATCCTTTCGAGAAAGTGAAGGAAGATACCACGCTCATCTCTCATCCCCTCGTGGGTTTTCTTGAGAACGACAGCATGGTGGTCTTAAACAGAACATTAAAAGAAAAACTGGAAGATCTTGGAATTGATTCGAGCTACAGAAAGCTGAGAGTTTTGCTCAGACATATTCTCAGAGGGGTTGAGACCAGAAAAATAAAGAAAAAATTCTACACTTTTTGGATTTTTGATCTTGGGAAGACCAGAGAGTTCGTTAAGTTCTTCTTTGGCATCGATTGGGATCCCAACGAAATTCTGAAAGAGAGTGAGGAAATTTCGGACAAACTCGAGCAGATAATAACGGATAAACTGGAAAATCAAGCTCCAGAGCAGAATGATTCTCCACTGGACTTCTCACTTGGTGGTGATGCTCAATGATCGTAAAGGTCTTTGGTGCTCCTGGAACCGGGAAAACCACGAAGCTTATCCAGGATCTGGGCAACTTAATCAAAAAAGAAGGTCTCGAAACGAAGGATGTTTGTGTTATAAGCTTCTCGAACTCGGCTGTGGAAGAAATTGCCAATAAGACTGGATTCGTTAGAAGATCAAAAATCACTCCTTATTTCTCCACGCTTCATGGCGTCTGTCTAAAACTCGGGATAGAATGGGATGATAATTTCGAGAAGAGAGCAAGAAAGACGTTTACCAACCCATTCTTTGTTGAAGGTTGGCTAATGAAGTTTTTCAAGCAAATTGGAGTTCCTTATGAGCCCGATCAGGTTGCGAGTGAAGCCCTTGGAAATCGGGCAATAGCTCAGTATTCCAGAACTGTGGGATGCTATTATTCGCTTTATCGTGATGTCTGGAAATGCGTTGAAAAGATCGAAGATGAAAATTTGTTTTGGATTGTCGCTGAGTGGTTAAAGTTCAAGGAAAAGAACGGAATCATCGATTATGAAGACATGCTTATTGTTGTTTTCAATAATAAACTTATTCCACCAGTTAAAGCGATTTTCATCGATGAATTCCAAGATCTCACTCCGCTTGAATACGGAATAATTTCCCACTGGATTGAGAAAATCCCATACGCATTTGTTTATGGGGATGATGATCAGTGTATCCATGCATGGCGTGGTTGCAGGGCTGAATTCTTGCTCGAGCTGAAAGCTGATGAAGTGATAATACTAAGCAAGTCTTGGAGAGTTCCTTCGGAAGTTCTCAATTTTGCCATGAAACTCATCAATGGAGTTAAGCAAAGAATACACAAGGAAATCGTTCCAGCATACAACGGTGGGAAGGTTATTTTCACTGAGCCATGGAATTTCGAGATTCTGGTGAGAAATGCAATATCCTTGGCGGAGAAAGTAAAGAACAGGAATGAAACGGTTTTCCTGCTGTTAAGAACAAACAGAATGGTGAGAGCGGTCGAAGAAATTCTGTATGATTTAGCCTATCCATTCAGAAAGTTGAAAGGCGAATCACTGTGGGATAAAGAACTTACCACCGCTTGGAATGTCTTTGCGAAGCTGAAAACGAAGAAAGATGCTCTTGATACCGCTGAAGCGGAGTGGCTTCTTGACCATCTTAATCCGATTTTCACAGAACAACAGAAGGAAGCCATAAAGAACAATTTGAAGAGAGGAATTTTCCCGCTTGACTTCTTTGGCAAATTCGGTGTGGATCAGATAGATCCAGAAACGATGAACAGGAGAATCTATGAAATCGCAATCAAAGCCAGGGAACCGATCACTCCACGCTCGATGAACCTTTACGTGGACACAATGCATGCGAGTAAGGGGAGGGAGTGCGATTATTGCTTTGTTGCGGACGCACTCACTCCCACGATAAGGGATGAGGTTTTGAAATACGGTGTAGATTCGGAGTTGAGGCTTTACTACACTGCAACCAC
This window harbors:
- the rpmD gene encoding 50S ribosomal protein L30; this translates as MLAVVRLRGTVDVHKKISETLRLLRLHRRYNCVIIPDTPSYRGMLQVVKDYVAFGEIDHEILALLLRSRGRLEGNKRLTDEYVKEKTGYSGIEEFAKAVVEGKAKLSDIPGLKPVFRLHPPRKGLKNIKWHYPRGDLGYHKDIKDLLYRMR
- a CDS encoding uL15 family ribosomal protein, with the translated sequence MPKLKVKKFRGSRTCGGGSHKKRRGAGHRGGRGNAGVHKHKYLKFLKLERLGLYEFGKHGFTRPSAVVKEISQERKVKETLRTLREQGKLDEGTYKFLYSRPELNVGDLSKIIEKLVALGLAEKKGDKFYIDLGVLGYSKILGAGEVKKPIDVKVEFATPKALEKLKAVGGGVV
- the secY gene encoding preprotein translocase subunit SecY, producing the protein MDSLIRSLKPYLERIPSVERPKGHVHFRQKFMWTSVILLLYFILCNVPVFGLSKDSIDIFQAYRALFAGATGSILALGIGPIVTASIILQLLVGAGIIKLDLTNPDDRAAYQEFQRFLVFIMIAVEALPQIWAGLLLPDLDLAEKLGVSPSFIASLIFIQLFIGGVLIVYMDEVVSKWGIGSGVSLFILAGIAQAIVVGLFNWIVPPGSVLPAGIIPRWIYFAQNYSLEQLLSGSGIIMLLLEGGILALVTTAVIILLVVFFEGTRVEIPIAHAMVRGARGRFPIKLIYASVLPMIFVRALQANLIMIGQILHARGITVLGEFVDGHPVSGLMFYLSPINSPYDWVPELVRSRGAAFAAIPDWAIYLHLLIDALILIAGGIIFAVFWVQTTGMDAKTVANQIARSGMQIPGFRKSPVVLEKLFERYIPKVTIIGGALIGILTLVSNMLGTIGNVSGTGLLLAVSIAYRFYEDLARQQITEMHPILRRVLGEE
- a CDS encoding EMC3/TMCO1 family protein, yielding MKRFISRLVAILGFLIFFGLIFSYEFRVALALIVERVLFPLSGFKFYVTVLIMAILTGLYSNLIQKYTVNYKRLKELQTKISEYQKEYLEAVKQKNQFKLKQLEKKSDEMKMLQSELMSMQFKPMSYTFLVSIPIWAWLWEKAYLSYQNVKFGTTTEIFNSLDNSLFYVTTPFWGSIHVGEMIGIFPWWILWYMLCSITISQMIKKLMKVGV
- a CDS encoding AAA family ATPase produces the protein MKITISGPPGSGKTTVAKILSEKLKIKLISAGEIFRNLAFEKGMSIEDFSKFAESNPEIDVLIDRLQKEMAEKERDAIVEGRLSGWMIKDADLRVYLFADPEVRYSRIAKRESKDFSTVKRETKLREEIERRRYQKFYSIDLDDWRIYDLIINTNRLSPEKIADIISSALK
- a CDS encoding winged helix-turn-helix transcriptional regulator, coding for MGEDPQYIKGKILRAIQGGKKHFKEILDETKFSANTITKYTRELERDGLIIIEFDRNIMKLVYKLNKAKTDEINKLIEAYLKSEEEQLEKSFIALAKSDPEKARNVIKRLQSFLGKEIFEDEDSGK
- a CDS encoding ATP-dependent helicase codes for the protein MIVKVFGAPGTGKTTKLIQDLGNLIKKEGLETKDVCVISFSNSAVEEIANKTGFVRRSKITPYFSTLHGVCLKLGIEWDDNFEKRARKTFTNPFFVEGWLMKFFKQIGVPYEPDQVASEALGNRAIAQYSRTVGCYYSLYRDVWKCVEKIEDENLFWIVAEWLKFKEKNGIIDYEDMLIVVFNNKLIPPVKAIFIDEFQDLTPLEYGIISHWIEKIPYAFVYGDDDQCIHAWRGCRAEFLLELKADEVIILSKSWRVPSEVLNFAMKLINGVKQRIHKEIVPAYNGGKVIFTEPWNFEILVRNAISLAEKVKNRNETVFLLLRTNRMVRAVEEILYDLAYPFRKLKGESLWDKELTTAWNVFAKLKTKKDALDTAEAEWLLDHLNPIFTEQQKEAIKNNLKRGIFPLDFFGKFGVDQIDPETMNRRIYEIAIKAREPITPRSMNLYVDTMHASKGRECDYCFVADALTPTIRDEVLKYGVDSELRLYYTATTRAKRAVIFTPIAGFTHLLNFVSVSCGGVRI